In a single window of the Daphnia carinata strain CSIRO-1 chromosome 4, CSIRO_AGI_Dcar_HiC_V3, whole genome shotgun sequence genome:
- the LOC130687647 gene encoding protein fuzzy homolog, which produces MAYLTCQSLSGLPLFIRRKGDIPPLPFPLVASLNGVYTYTKTQGAELENTCSENTFVVWKEYHDTYMLCIVATDTSLTTVHLKHILDLVSHTMVFYLGLEELVNVKNIERLKKDLKVCYPLIDTILDGLNPKEDLEEFCDLTDYTDVLSCSERSTFEGILNCFAESVGTVFGCLRVRSKVAAATPNWWTLDSVELLQIQLLLSNERYDTGIDIPIYLPVRSPKIPFRLVQWKLTQNSDVCLLCGPTPSLADLEKEVKRFWRTAFALLKSAESCYPANIPPDITLDKNVLSYLVMNTEKRRSLSSLSPQTTTGDVHSHLTSVRKRDILRTFYKTIVGTMIDLPGSTQTGSEDSSQVSKEVFMNFEYYSLHALVSDVYLILVLYPSGLHNHYLRSITRTTLKILTHEKNCKW; this is translated from the exons ATGGCTTATTTGACATGTCAGTCATTGAGTGGTCTACCTTTATTTATCAGAAGAAAAGGCGACATTCCCCCc TTACCGTTTCCGCTGGTGGCCAGCTTAAACGGAGTGTACACCTACACAAAAACCCAAGGGGCCGAACTGGAAAATACTTGTTCAGAAAACACATTTGTAGTTTGGAAGGAATATCATGATACTTATATGCTTTGCATAGTTGCCACAGACACATCCCTAACGACAGTTCATTTGAAGCATATCCTCGATCTCGTTTCACACACAATGGTATTTTACCTAGGTTTAGAAGAATTAGTCAATgtaaaaaacattgaaaggctgaaaaaagatttgaag GTGTGTTACCCTTTAATTGACACCATTCTTGATGGATTAAACCCCAAAGAAGACTTGGAGGAATTTTGTGATTTGACAGACTACACAGATGTGCTTAGCTGCTCTGAGCGATCAACATTTGAG GGCATCCTAAATTGCTTTGCTGAGAGCGTTGGCACTGTGTTTGGTTGTCTGAGAGTACGTAGTAAAGTTGCAGCAGCAACACCAAACTGGTGGACTCTTGACAGTGTGGAGTTATTGCAAATCCAATTACTCCTGTCAAATGAGAGGTACGATACAGGAATAGACATTCCAATTTACCTCCCTGTAAGGAGCCCCAAAATACCTTTTCGGCTGGTTCAGTGGAAATTAACTCAAAATTCGGACGTCTGCCTGCTATGTGGGCCTACGCCCTCACTTGCCGACTTAGAAAAAGAAGTAAAGCGGTTTTGGCGGACCGCGTTTGCCCTTCTGAAATCCGCAGAGTCGTGCTACCCAGCCAATATCCCTCCTGATATTACATTGGATAAAAATGTTCTTTC ATATTTGGTGATGAATACCGAAAAACGGCGATCCCTTAGCTCACTTTCTCCGCAGACGACGACTGGTGATGTCCATTCACACTTGACTTCTGTGCGGAAAAGAGACATACTCCGAACGTTTTACAAAACTATTGTCGGAACGATGATCGATTTACCAGGTTCAACTCAAACAG GTTCGGAAGATTCTTCACAAGTTTCCAAGGAGGTCTTCATgaattttgaatattattcTCTACATGCCTTAGTATCagatgtatatttgatacttgTCCTTTATCCGTCCGGATTGCATAACCATTACCTAAG GTCCATCACTCGAACAACTCTGAAAATACTGACGCACGAAAAGAATTGCAAGTGGTGA